A DNA window from Limanda limanda chromosome 6, fLimLim1.1, whole genome shotgun sequence contains the following coding sequences:
- the LOC133003830 gene encoding claudin-8-like: MASYTAYSGYTKPPQSYAGSYYDEKQAKAYTDYQDSVYEEKQRREKKDRKDAICCEVVALVIGFVGLIGVAAVTGLPMWKVTAFIEENIIVMETRWEGLWMNCYRQANIRMQCKVYDSLLFLPPDLQAARGLMCSAVALSAFALITSAVGMKCTRVVDHRARTKHIVLVAGGSLFLLACVTTLIPVSWTGHVIIRDFYNPLLIDAQRRELGEALYIGWVTSALLFTAGVILLCRHAPRTQESDERIVYNPGDSMYQPAYMYQPNNYQPGYTYQPSYTYQPAYSQPPPGSVAYTPSQY, encoded by the coding sequence ATGGCGTCGTACACTGCTTACAGCGGCTACACCAAGCCCCCCCAGTCTTATGCGGGGTCTTACTACGACGAGAAACAGGCCAAGGCCTACACCGACTATCAAGACTCGGTGTACGAGGAGAAACAGAGGCGCGAGAAGAAGGACCGCAAGGACGCCATTTGTTGCGAGGTGGTGGCGCTCGTCATCGGCTTCGTCGGACTGATCGGAGTGGCGGCCGTGACGGGCCTGCCGATGTGGAAGGTGACGGCCTTCATCGAGGAGAACATCATCGTCATGGAGACCCGCTGGGAGGGACTATGGATGAACTGCTACAGACAGGCCAACATTAGAATGCAATGCAAGGTGTACGACTCTCTACTGTTTCTGCCCCCCGACCTCCAGGCCGCCCGAGGCCTGATGTGCAGCGCCGTGGCCCTGTCCGCCTTCGCCCTCATCACGTCAGCCGTGGGGATGAAGTGTACCAGGGTGGTGGACCACCGGGCTCGCACCAAGCACATCGTTCTGGTGGCCGGAGGCAGCCTGTTCCTGCTGGCCTGCGTCACCACCCTGATCCCGGTGTCCTGGACCGGCCACGTCATCATCAGGGATTTCTACAACCCGCTGCTGATCGACGCGCAGCGCCGGGAGCTCGGGGAGGCGCTGTACATCGGCTGGGTGACCTCGGCTCTGCTTTTCACTGCCGGGGTGATCCTGCTGTGCCGCCACGCTCCACGTACCCAGGAATCCGATGAGAGGATTGTGTACAACCCCGGGGACAGCATGTACCAACCGGCCTACATGTACCAGCCCAACAACTACCAGCCGGGATACACCTACCAGCCGTCCTACACCTACCAGCCGGCCTACTCCCAGCCACCGCCAGGATCTGTGGCTTACACACCAAGTCAGTACTAG
- the cldn8.1 gene encoding claudin-8: protein MANSALEIVGLLLTLIGLIGTAASTGMPMWRVTAFIGENIIVFETRYEGLWMNCFRQADIRMQCKVYDSLLALPPDLQAARGLMCCALALGGLGLLISLVGLQCTSCIQNNDRAKRLVLIIAGTMVLGACVCVLIPVSWTGHVIIRDFYNPLLLDAQRRELGEALYIGWVSAAFLFFGGCMFTCCNLQSEEKDSQRYVYPRDSGYYPPQPLQPQQLVYVPQQQPQLQPQQYPVLSRHPSTIYSSYSRYPSVRSERAYL, encoded by the coding sequence ATGGCCAACTCAGCGCTGGAGATCGTGGGTCTGTTATTGACCCTGATCGGGCTGATTGGGACGGCGGCGAGCACCGGGATGCCCATGTGGAGAGTCACGGCTTTCATCGGGGAGAACATCATCGTGTTTGAGACTCGCTACGAGGGCCTGTGGATGAACTGCTTCCGGCAGGCCGACATCAGGATGCAGTGCAAGGTGTACGACTCTCTCCTGGCCCTGCCCCCCGACCTGCAAGCAGCGAGGGGGCTCATGTGCTGCGCCCTGGCCCTGGGCGGCCTGGGTCTGCTGATCAGCTTGGTGGGGTTGCAGTGCACGTCCTGTATCCAGAACAACGACCGAGCCAAGCGGCTGGTCCTGATCATCGCAGGAACCATGGTCCTGGGGGCCTGCGTCTGCGTCCTCATCCCTGTTTCCTGGACGGGTCACGTCATCATCAGGGACTTCTACAATCCCTTGCTGCTCGACGCCCAGCGCCGGGAGCTCGGAGAGGCGCTGTACATCGGCTGGGTGTCCGCGGCTTTCCTGTTCTTTGGAGGATGCATGTTTACCTGCTGCAACCTGCAGTCCGAGGAAAAGGATTCACAGAGGTACGTGTACCCCAGGGACTCCGGCTATTATCCCCCACAGCCCCTCCAGCCTCAGCAGCTGGTGTATGTTCCCCAACAACAACCTCAACTACAACCGCAACAATACCCGGTCCTGTCCAGACACCCATCCACTATCTACAGCAGCTACTCCAGATACCCCTCAGTACGCAGCGAGAGGGCCTATCTCTGA
- the LOC133003847 gene encoding claudin-8-like, which produces MPQGVSEIAAMCVGLVGLIGAAATTGMPMWKVTAFIGENIIVMETRWEGLWMNCYRQANIRMQCKVYDSLLFLPAELQASRGLMCCSLALAGLGLLVALAGMRCISCFQGNDWAKTVILMVAGVMQLLACFCVIIPVSWTGHVIIRDFYNPLLIDAQRRELGEALYIGWVTGAFLFASGLLFLCRRLPRAKGSFDVYHPAHLLNYKPAPGYPNMMRYNHIPSLSSINSTAYPSSLRSSGSAGPQPAMPLETFPPGMTHHGSHINSPVAYNPGLPENASLLYQASMAHHSSMRSSNNAGSVYTPANSFYLSHNTTAYPLTYGGNPTASYQSSFHPVPHSPIFIGYNKSIVHPGSHSGSSGVRGVYI; this is translated from the coding sequence ATGCCTCAGGGCGTCTCGGAGATCGCTGCCATGTGCGTCGGGCTGGTCGGGCTGATCGGCGCCGCGGCCACCACAGGAATGCCCATGTGGAAGGTGACGGCGTTCATTGGCGAGAACATCATTGTGATGGAGACCCGCTGGGAGGGCCTGTGGATGAACTGCTACCGACAAGCCAACATCAGGATGCAGTGCAAGGTGTACGACTCGCTGCTGTTCCTGCCGGCCGAGCTGCAGGCGTCCAGGGGCCTGATGTGCTGCTCGCTGGCCCTGGCCGGCCTCGGGCTCCTCGTGGCTCTGGCGGGGATGCGGTGCATTTCCTGTTTTCAGGGTAACGACTGGGCTAAGACCGTGATCCTGATGGTGGCAGGTGTTATGCAGCTCTTGGCCTGCTTCTGTGTCATCATCCCTGTGTCGTGGACGGGTCACGTCATCATTAGAGATTTTTACAATCCTTTGCTGATTGACGCTCAGAGGAGGGAGCTGGGAGAAGCTCTGTACATCGGCTGGGTGACCGGCGCCTTCCTGTTCGCCTCAGGCTTGTTGTTTCTCTGCCGCCGGTTGCCCAGGGCCAAAGGCTCATTCGACGTGTACCACCCGGCCCACTTGCTAAACTACAAGCCAGCACCCGGATACCCAAATATGATGAGGTACAATCACATCCCGAGTCTTTCAAGCATCAACTCGACTGCGTACCCTTCTTCTCTGCGGAGCAGTGGCTCAGCCGGGCCTCAACCTGCCATGCCGCTGGAAACCTTCCCTCCAGGAATGACACATCACGGATCACACATCAACTCTCCTGTTGCCTATAACCCAGGTCTGCCTGAAAATGCATCATTGTTATATCAAGCTAGCATGGCTCACCACTCCTCCATGCGGAGTTCTAACAATGCTGGAAGCGTGTATACTCCGGCAAACTCCTTTTACTTAAGCCACAACACCACAGCCTATCCACTGACCTACGGCGGCAACCCCACCGCATCCTACCAGTCCAGCTTCCACCCGGTTCCACACTCGCCTATCTTCATAGGATATAACAAATCAATAGTTCATCCAGGGTCTCACAGTGGGAGCAGTGGTGTTCGTGGTGTATACATATAA